Proteins found in one Pocillopora verrucosa isolate sample1 chromosome 12, ASM3666991v2, whole genome shotgun sequence genomic segment:
- the LOC131769598 gene encoding SET domain-containing protein 9, which translates to MSMLIRKWIEKWRSYRYRFVPWIALNLRKRTVREVGSTDQDKTVPDTKVIESLLTVLHALHDIETQSANDRHQSGVMYNTLGYEIKRLESSIPGAGKGVFVTKGDIPVGSLVALYPGTIYWPYEPILIQSVGNPFVFRCIDGILIDGNDKGLSKMIYRSSARRDQIGPYLLCDTTWLTNDPQNPLAVGQYINNRTKNKPANVAYQEVDIPLQSVAPKLWKYLPNVWYSSGNIAGENSFLRIIALVSVCKICEGDEVLSSYFTVVN; encoded by the exons ATGAGTATGCTGATTAGAAAATGGATTGAGAAATGGAGAAGTTACAGATATCGATTTGTACCTTGGATCGCCTTGAATTTAAGGAAAAG AACAGTACGAGAGGTTGGTTCCACTGATCAGGACAAGACTGTTCCAGACACCAAAGTGATTGAGTCCCTTTTGACAGTCCTTCATGCTCTTCATGATATTGAGACGCAGTCTGCAAATGACAGGCATCAATCAGGAGTGATGTATAACACCTTAGGTTATGAGATTAAAAGACTTGAGAGCAGTATCCCTGGAGCTGGGAAAGGAGTTTTTGTCACTAAAGGAGACATCCCAGTAGGGAGTCTTGTGGCTTTATACCCAG GGACAATTTATTGGCCATATGAACCAATCTTAATTCAGTCAGTTGGAAATCCTTTTGTCTTCCGTTGTATTGATGGAATACTTATTGATGGCAATGATAAAGGATTATCTAAAATGATCTACAG GTCAAGTGCTAGAAGAGATCAAATTGGCCCATATTTACTATGTGATACCACTTGGCTTACAAACGATCCTCAAAACCCACTGGCTGTTGGACAGTACATCAATAACAGGACAAAAAACAAGCCAGCAAATGTGGCATACCAAGAAGTGGATATCCCTCTGCAAAGTGTTGCGCCAAAGCTGTGGAAATATCTTCCAAATGTTTGGTACAGTAGTGGTAATATTGCCGGTGAAAACTCGTTTCTTAGAATAATTGCATTGGTGTCTGTTTGTAAGATTTGTGAAGGAGATGAGGTGCTTTCCTCATATTTTACAGTGGTAAATTGA
- the LOC131769597 gene encoding uncharacterized protein yields the protein MISSPSVVHWKGITDRSDLPSHVVVPMRKNICEAATGPDEGVKRILLETADSCEKIWELNTSKERQRAFGEGKSLYHHDSVSGGLLGDPVADVYAVIARENSCILALADGVSWGEKSRLAARCAVAGCLQYLKTHLCTANSTLDIMEILYNSFKSAHEFILKRDGLLTTLCAAVVCQLKDSDKWGLCVLNVGDSLAFTYNKERGVQEVTFGSHCDIESRDMRCPGGSLGPCVGNNPDLRNLTFSFTTLDTGDIVFLTSDGVSDNFNPVISQCETPSFAHTNSLDSTLDEPRVSERTTNASPDESGSDHDLPRAQLYDLAMVKNMTEVIQKESPIDISAVAVCTNLLLHVLGCTQKKRQHREQIQARANHNPNGGEDRIHQGSEREPSRLDCEPPGKLDHAAVVAFEVGLYRGNRRGSVFDFFVGIKDGTRRASS from the exons ATGATATCATCGCCAAGTGTTGTGCATTGGAAGGGAATTACTGACCGTTCCGATCTGCCGAGCCACGTAGTGGTGCCAATGAGGAAAAACATTTGTGAAGCAGCCACAGGCCCAGATGAAGGTGTTAAACGCATTCTCCTTGAGACAGCAGATAGCTGCGAGAAAATATGGGAATTGAATACATCCAAGGAGCGCCAAAGAGCCTTTGGCGAAGGGAAGTCTCTGTATCACCATGATTCAGTCTCAGGCGGACTTTTGGGGGATCCTGTGGCTGATGTTTATGCCGTGATTGCAAGAGAAAACAGCTGCATTCTTGCCTTAGCTGATGGCGTGAGTTGGGGTGAAAAGTCAAGACTGGCTGCTCGTTGCGCGGTGGCAGGCTGTCTGCAGTATCTAAAAACGCACCTTTGTACAGCGAATTCGACTCTTGATATTATGGAGATTCTCTATAACTCGTTTAAAAGTGCGCATGAATTTATCCTCAAAAGAGATGGATTGTTGACAACTCTTTGTGCAGCCGTTGTTTGTCAACTTAAAGACTCTGACAAATGGGGCCTCTGTGTGTTAAATGTTGGTGATAGTCTTGCATTCACCTATAATAAGGAAAGAGGCGTCCAAGAGGTTACTTTTGGTTCACACTGTGATATTGAAAGCAGAGACATGCGTTGTCCTGGAGGATCCTTGGGTCCCTGCGTTGGCAACAACCCAGACTTGCGTAATCTCACTTTCTCGTTTACAACTCTTGACACCGGGGATATTGTCTTCCTTACAAGCGATGGTGTTTCTGACAACTTTAATCCTGTAATTTCGCAGTGCGAGACTCCTTCTTTCGCGCACACCAATAGCCTTGACTCAACGCTGGACGAACCGAGAGTGAGTGAAAGGACCACAAATGCCTCCCCAGATGAGAGCGGAAGTGATCATGACCTACCGCGGGCTCAGTTATATGACCTTGCTATGGTGAAGAATATGACAGAG GTCATCCAAAAAGAAAGTCCCATAGACATTTCAGCTGTAGCAGTCTGTACTAATCTCCTTTTGCATGTCTTGGGATGCACTCAAAAAAAGCGCCAGCACAGAGAACAAATTCAGGCCCGAGCGAATCACAATCCTAACGGAGGAGAAGACAGAATTCATCAAGGAAGCGAAAGAGAACCTTCGCGCCTTGACTGTGAACCACCAGGGAAGTTGGATCACGCCGCGGTCGTCGCATTCGAAGTTGGACTTTACCGAGGAAATAGACGAGGAAGTGTCTTTGACTTTTTCGTCGGAATCAAAGATGGCACGAGAAGAGCGTCCTCTTGA
- the LOC131769611 gene encoding PP2C-like domain-containing protein CG9801 isoform X1: protein MVDIDAFVLGSKTIRDMLSNENLDSGIVSDYNSDEDETVSLDGNLDFSKILHEKMREIMVRESEVEWSSNYCDLPCHRIVQPSKKFYAAATGPDDGAKNIILELSSKPECKKTKKAKDCDPFGEWIKGHSRAYGIGTSLYDCNPITKLFSGDPVADVFAVIAGENSCILALADGVNWGENSRLAARCAVAGCLHHLSQHLYTATTTREIMCMLFEAFENAQKCIINKNATMTTLCVAVVCQLKEMDRWGLCVVNVGDSLAFVHRKSKGVQEVTIGSHYDTQERDMRDPGGSLGPVDGYNPDLRNLTFSFTFLDAGDIVFLTSDGVSDNFDPVIAQCNHCTSSELVRTHSLDSMLHEINRSARDQEVISSLTSSSRSDQDIPQRTYDAPIARHQKMLADMTEVIQKESLEDHISARHVCAKLLSHVIVCTDKKRKYLEQISKDDQRLTTTDKRYRRARDKEISRHMRDLPGKLDHAAVVAFEVGHFSAEPDQPESEQQIDGKPKLSIINFFRGWKKNGRRVSEEDYNNSIEMVATDSFKELYSLFGS, encoded by the exons ATGGTCGACATTGATGCCTTCGTTTTGGGGTCGAAAACCATTAGGGATATGCTCTCAAACGAAAATTTAGATAGTGGTATCGTGAGCGACTACAattcagatgaagatgaaaCCGTTTCTCTCGACGGAAATTTGGATTTTTCGAAGATATTGCATGAAAAGATGAG AGAAATAATGGTCAGAGAAAGTGAAGTTGAGTGGAGCAGTAATTATTGCGATTTGCCATGCCACAGAATTGTCCAACCAAGCAAAAAATTTTATGCTGCGGCAACAGGCCCAGATGATGGTGCAAAGAACATCATTCTAGAGCTTAGCAGTAAACCAGAGTGTAAGAAAACCAAGAAAGCGAAAGATTGTGATCCATTTGGGGAATGGATAAAGGGGCACTCCCGCGCTTATGGAATTGGAACCTCACTGTATGATTGCAATCCAATCACAAAGTTATTTTCAGGAGATCCAGTAGCTGATGTCTTTGCAGTGATTGCTGGAGAAAACAGTTGCATTCTTGCTCTAGCTGATGGCGTAAACTGGGGAGAGAATTCAAGGTTAGCTGCAAGATGCGCTGTAGCTGGATGCCTCCATCATTTAAGCCAGCATTTGTACACAGCAACTACAACTCGAGAGATCATGTGCATGCTCTTTGAAGCATTTGAGAATGCACAGAAATGCATCATTAATAAGAATGCAACGATGACAACTCTTTGCGTGGCTGTTGTTTGTCAACTCAAAGAAATGGACAGATGGGGACTTTGTGTTGTCAATGTTGGGGACAGCCTTGCCTTTGTTCACAGAAAAAGCAAAGGTGTCCAAGAGGTCACTATTGGCTCCCATTATGACACCCAGGAGAGAGACATGCGCGATCCTGGCGGCTCTTTGGGTCCTGTGGATGGCTACAACCCCGATTTGAGAAATTTAACTTTCTCATTCACCTTTCTCGACGCAGGAGACATTGTCTTTCTTACTAGCGATGGTGTTTCTGATAACTTTGATCCTGTGATAGCTCAGTGTAATCACTGTACAAGTTCTGAACTAGTGCGAACCCACAGTCTTGACTCCATGCTGCATGAAATCAATAGGAGTGCTAGGGATCAGGAAGTAATTTCCTCCCTGACTAGTAGCAGCAGAAGTGATCAGGACATTCCACAGCGCACGTATGATGCTCCCATTGCAAGGCACCAAAAGATGCTTGCTGACATGACAGAG GTGATCCAGAAAGAAAGTCTCGAAGATCATATCTCAGCACGCCATGTCTGTGCCAAGCTCCTTTCACATGTTATAGTGTGCACTGACAAAAAGCGCAAATATCTGGAGCAAATCAGCAAAGATGATCAGCGCTTAACTACAACAGACAAGAGATATCGGCGAGCCAGAGATAAAGAAATTTCCCGGCATATGCGAGACCTGCCAGGGAAGCTAGATCACGCAGCTGTGGTCGCATTTGAAGTTGGCCACTTCTCAGCTGAGCCTGACCAGCCAGAGTCAGAACAACAGATTGATGGAAAACCCAAGCTGAGCATTATAAACTTTTTCcgtggatggaagaaaaatggAAGAAGAGTGTCAGAGGAAGATTATAACAATTCTATTGAAATGGTTGCCACAGATTCTTTTAAAGAGCTCTACTCCTTATTTGGTAGTTAG
- the LOC131769611 gene encoding PP2C-like domain-containing protein CG9801 isoform X5, translated as MVRESEVEWSSNYCDLPCHRIVQPSKKFYAAATGPDDGAKNIILELSSKPECKKTKKAKDCDPFGEWIKGHSRAYGIGTSLYDCNPITKLFSGDPVADVFAVIAGENSCILALADGVNWGENSRLAARCAVAGCLHHLSQHLYTATTTREIMCMLFEAFENAQKCIINKNATMTTLCVAVVCQLKEMDRWGLCVVNVGDSLAFVHRKSKGVQEVTIGSHYDTQERDMRDPGGSLGPVDGYNPDLRNLTFSFTFLDAGDIVFLTSDGVSDNFDPVIAQCNHCTSSELVRTHSLDSMLHEINRSARDQEVISSLTSSSRSDQDIPQRTYDAPIARHQKMLADMTEVIQKESLEDHISARHVCAKLLSHVIVCTDKKRKYLEQISKDDQRLTTTDKRYRRARDKEISRHMRDLPGKLDHAAVVAFEVGHFSAEPDQPESEQQIDGKPKLSIINFFRGWKKNGRRVSEEDYNNSIEMVATDSFKELYSLFGS; from the exons ATGGTCAGAGAAAGTGAAGTTGAGTGGAGCAGTAATTATTGCGATTTGCCATGCCACAGAATTGTCCAACCAAGCAAAAAATTTTATGCTGCGGCAACAGGCCCAGATGATGGTGCAAAGAACATCATTCTAGAGCTTAGCAGTAAACCAGAGTGTAAGAAAACCAAGAAAGCGAAAGATTGTGATCCATTTGGGGAATGGATAAAGGGGCACTCCCGCGCTTATGGAATTGGAACCTCACTGTATGATTGCAATCCAATCACAAAGTTATTTTCAGGAGATCCAGTAGCTGATGTCTTTGCAGTGATTGCTGGAGAAAACAGTTGCATTCTTGCTCTAGCTGATGGCGTAAACTGGGGAGAGAATTCAAGGTTAGCTGCAAGATGCGCTGTAGCTGGATGCCTCCATCATTTAAGCCAGCATTTGTACACAGCAACTACAACTCGAGAGATCATGTGCATGCTCTTTGAAGCATTTGAGAATGCACAGAAATGCATCATTAATAAGAATGCAACGATGACAACTCTTTGCGTGGCTGTTGTTTGTCAACTCAAAGAAATGGACAGATGGGGACTTTGTGTTGTCAATGTTGGGGACAGCCTTGCCTTTGTTCACAGAAAAAGCAAAGGTGTCCAAGAGGTCACTATTGGCTCCCATTATGACACCCAGGAGAGAGACATGCGCGATCCTGGCGGCTCTTTGGGTCCTGTGGATGGCTACAACCCCGATTTGAGAAATTTAACTTTCTCATTCACCTTTCTCGACGCAGGAGACATTGTCTTTCTTACTAGCGATGGTGTTTCTGATAACTTTGATCCTGTGATAGCTCAGTGTAATCACTGTACAAGTTCTGAACTAGTGCGAACCCACAGTCTTGACTCCATGCTGCATGAAATCAATAGGAGTGCTAGGGATCAGGAAGTAATTTCCTCCCTGACTAGTAGCAGCAGAAGTGATCAGGACATTCCACAGCGCACGTATGATGCTCCCATTGCAAGGCACCAAAAGATGCTTGCTGACATGACAGAG GTGATCCAGAAAGAAAGTCTCGAAGATCATATCTCAGCACGCCATGTCTGTGCCAAGCTCCTTTCACATGTTATAGTGTGCACTGACAAAAAGCGCAAATATCTGGAGCAAATCAGCAAAGATGATCAGCGCTTAACTACAACAGACAAGAGATATCGGCGAGCCAGAGATAAAGAAATTTCCCGGCATATGCGAGACCTGCCAGGGAAGCTAGATCACGCAGCTGTGGTCGCATTTGAAGTTGGCCACTTCTCAGCTGAGCCTGACCAGCCAGAGTCAGAACAACAGATTGATGGAAAACCCAAGCTGAGCATTATAAACTTTTTCcgtggatggaagaaaaatggAAGAAGAGTGTCAGAGGAAGATTATAACAATTCTATTGAAATGGTTGCCACAGATTCTTTTAAAGAGCTCTACTCCTTATTTGGTAGTTAG
- the LOC131769611 gene encoding PP2C-like domain-containing protein CG9801 isoform X2, whose translation MSTPTAQENSDPPRKISKTFAPVVQKPFSLRRLFIRSSLGLREIMVRESEVEWSSNYCDLPCHRIVQPSKKFYAAATGPDDGAKNIILELSSKPECKKTKKAKDCDPFGEWIKGHSRAYGIGTSLYDCNPITKLFSGDPVADVFAVIAGENSCILALADGVNWGENSRLAARCAVAGCLHHLSQHLYTATTTREIMCMLFEAFENAQKCIINKNATMTTLCVAVVCQLKEMDRWGLCVVNVGDSLAFVHRKSKGVQEVTIGSHYDTQERDMRDPGGSLGPVDGYNPDLRNLTFSFTFLDAGDIVFLTSDGVSDNFDPVIAQCNHCTSSELVRTHSLDSMLHEINRSARDQEVISSLTSSSRSDQDIPQRTYDAPIARHQKMLADMTEVIQKESLEDHISARHVCAKLLSHVIVCTDKKRKYLEQISKDDQRLTTTDKRYRRARDKEISRHMRDLPGKLDHAAVVAFEVGHFSAEPDQPESEQQIDGKPKLSIINFFRGWKKNGRRVSEEDYNNSIEMVATDSFKELYSLFGS comes from the exons ATGAGTACACCCACGGCGCAAGAAAATTCCGATCCTCCGCGGAAGATTTCAAAAACGTTCGCTCCTGTGgtacaaaaacctttttccttGAGAAGACTCTTCATTCGCAGTTCGTTGGGACTCAG AGAAATAATGGTCAGAGAAAGTGAAGTTGAGTGGAGCAGTAATTATTGCGATTTGCCATGCCACAGAATTGTCCAACCAAGCAAAAAATTTTATGCTGCGGCAACAGGCCCAGATGATGGTGCAAAGAACATCATTCTAGAGCTTAGCAGTAAACCAGAGTGTAAGAAAACCAAGAAAGCGAAAGATTGTGATCCATTTGGGGAATGGATAAAGGGGCACTCCCGCGCTTATGGAATTGGAACCTCACTGTATGATTGCAATCCAATCACAAAGTTATTTTCAGGAGATCCAGTAGCTGATGTCTTTGCAGTGATTGCTGGAGAAAACAGTTGCATTCTTGCTCTAGCTGATGGCGTAAACTGGGGAGAGAATTCAAGGTTAGCTGCAAGATGCGCTGTAGCTGGATGCCTCCATCATTTAAGCCAGCATTTGTACACAGCAACTACAACTCGAGAGATCATGTGCATGCTCTTTGAAGCATTTGAGAATGCACAGAAATGCATCATTAATAAGAATGCAACGATGACAACTCTTTGCGTGGCTGTTGTTTGTCAACTCAAAGAAATGGACAGATGGGGACTTTGTGTTGTCAATGTTGGGGACAGCCTTGCCTTTGTTCACAGAAAAAGCAAAGGTGTCCAAGAGGTCACTATTGGCTCCCATTATGACACCCAGGAGAGAGACATGCGCGATCCTGGCGGCTCTTTGGGTCCTGTGGATGGCTACAACCCCGATTTGAGAAATTTAACTTTCTCATTCACCTTTCTCGACGCAGGAGACATTGTCTTTCTTACTAGCGATGGTGTTTCTGATAACTTTGATCCTGTGATAGCTCAGTGTAATCACTGTACAAGTTCTGAACTAGTGCGAACCCACAGTCTTGACTCCATGCTGCATGAAATCAATAGGAGTGCTAGGGATCAGGAAGTAATTTCCTCCCTGACTAGTAGCAGCAGAAGTGATCAGGACATTCCACAGCGCACGTATGATGCTCCCATTGCAAGGCACCAAAAGATGCTTGCTGACATGACAGAG GTGATCCAGAAAGAAAGTCTCGAAGATCATATCTCAGCACGCCATGTCTGTGCCAAGCTCCTTTCACATGTTATAGTGTGCACTGACAAAAAGCGCAAATATCTGGAGCAAATCAGCAAAGATGATCAGCGCTTAACTACAACAGACAAGAGATATCGGCGAGCCAGAGATAAAGAAATTTCCCGGCATATGCGAGACCTGCCAGGGAAGCTAGATCACGCAGCTGTGGTCGCATTTGAAGTTGGCCACTTCTCAGCTGAGCCTGACCAGCCAGAGTCAGAACAACAGATTGATGGAAAACCCAAGCTGAGCATTATAAACTTTTTCcgtggatggaagaaaaatggAAGAAGAGTGTCAGAGGAAGATTATAACAATTCTATTGAAATGGTTGCCACAGATTCTTTTAAAGAGCTCTACTCCTTATTTGGTAGTTAG
- the LOC131769611 gene encoding PP2C-like domain-containing protein CG9801 isoform X4 — translation MWNYLRGKVGNFLREIMVRESEVEWSSNYCDLPCHRIVQPSKKFYAAATGPDDGAKNIILELSSKPECKKTKKAKDCDPFGEWIKGHSRAYGIGTSLYDCNPITKLFSGDPVADVFAVIAGENSCILALADGVNWGENSRLAARCAVAGCLHHLSQHLYTATTTREIMCMLFEAFENAQKCIINKNATMTTLCVAVVCQLKEMDRWGLCVVNVGDSLAFVHRKSKGVQEVTIGSHYDTQERDMRDPGGSLGPVDGYNPDLRNLTFSFTFLDAGDIVFLTSDGVSDNFDPVIAQCNHCTSSELVRTHSLDSMLHEINRSARDQEVISSLTSSSRSDQDIPQRTYDAPIARHQKMLADMTEVIQKESLEDHISARHVCAKLLSHVIVCTDKKRKYLEQISKDDQRLTTTDKRYRRARDKEISRHMRDLPGKLDHAAVVAFEVGHFSAEPDQPESEQQIDGKPKLSIINFFRGWKKNGRRVSEEDYNNSIEMVATDSFKELYSLFGS, via the exons ATGTGGAATTACTTACGGGGCAAAGTCGGGAACTTTCTCAG AGAAATAATGGTCAGAGAAAGTGAAGTTGAGTGGAGCAGTAATTATTGCGATTTGCCATGCCACAGAATTGTCCAACCAAGCAAAAAATTTTATGCTGCGGCAACAGGCCCAGATGATGGTGCAAAGAACATCATTCTAGAGCTTAGCAGTAAACCAGAGTGTAAGAAAACCAAGAAAGCGAAAGATTGTGATCCATTTGGGGAATGGATAAAGGGGCACTCCCGCGCTTATGGAATTGGAACCTCACTGTATGATTGCAATCCAATCACAAAGTTATTTTCAGGAGATCCAGTAGCTGATGTCTTTGCAGTGATTGCTGGAGAAAACAGTTGCATTCTTGCTCTAGCTGATGGCGTAAACTGGGGAGAGAATTCAAGGTTAGCTGCAAGATGCGCTGTAGCTGGATGCCTCCATCATTTAAGCCAGCATTTGTACACAGCAACTACAACTCGAGAGATCATGTGCATGCTCTTTGAAGCATTTGAGAATGCACAGAAATGCATCATTAATAAGAATGCAACGATGACAACTCTTTGCGTGGCTGTTGTTTGTCAACTCAAAGAAATGGACAGATGGGGACTTTGTGTTGTCAATGTTGGGGACAGCCTTGCCTTTGTTCACAGAAAAAGCAAAGGTGTCCAAGAGGTCACTATTGGCTCCCATTATGACACCCAGGAGAGAGACATGCGCGATCCTGGCGGCTCTTTGGGTCCTGTGGATGGCTACAACCCCGATTTGAGAAATTTAACTTTCTCATTCACCTTTCTCGACGCAGGAGACATTGTCTTTCTTACTAGCGATGGTGTTTCTGATAACTTTGATCCTGTGATAGCTCAGTGTAATCACTGTACAAGTTCTGAACTAGTGCGAACCCACAGTCTTGACTCCATGCTGCATGAAATCAATAGGAGTGCTAGGGATCAGGAAGTAATTTCCTCCCTGACTAGTAGCAGCAGAAGTGATCAGGACATTCCACAGCGCACGTATGATGCTCCCATTGCAAGGCACCAAAAGATGCTTGCTGACATGACAGAG GTGATCCAGAAAGAAAGTCTCGAAGATCATATCTCAGCACGCCATGTCTGTGCCAAGCTCCTTTCACATGTTATAGTGTGCACTGACAAAAAGCGCAAATATCTGGAGCAAATCAGCAAAGATGATCAGCGCTTAACTACAACAGACAAGAGATATCGGCGAGCCAGAGATAAAGAAATTTCCCGGCATATGCGAGACCTGCCAGGGAAGCTAGATCACGCAGCTGTGGTCGCATTTGAAGTTGGCCACTTCTCAGCTGAGCCTGACCAGCCAGAGTCAGAACAACAGATTGATGGAAAACCCAAGCTGAGCATTATAAACTTTTTCcgtggatggaagaaaaatggAAGAAGAGTGTCAGAGGAAGATTATAACAATTCTATTGAAATGGTTGCCACAGATTCTTTTAAAGAGCTCTACTCCTTATTTGGTAGTTAG
- the LOC131769611 gene encoding PP2C-like domain-containing protein CG9801 isoform X3, which translates to MGINCDKISSQEESESNTREIMVRESEVEWSSNYCDLPCHRIVQPSKKFYAAATGPDDGAKNIILELSSKPECKKTKKAKDCDPFGEWIKGHSRAYGIGTSLYDCNPITKLFSGDPVADVFAVIAGENSCILALADGVNWGENSRLAARCAVAGCLHHLSQHLYTATTTREIMCMLFEAFENAQKCIINKNATMTTLCVAVVCQLKEMDRWGLCVVNVGDSLAFVHRKSKGVQEVTIGSHYDTQERDMRDPGGSLGPVDGYNPDLRNLTFSFTFLDAGDIVFLTSDGVSDNFDPVIAQCNHCTSSELVRTHSLDSMLHEINRSARDQEVISSLTSSSRSDQDIPQRTYDAPIARHQKMLADMTEVIQKESLEDHISARHVCAKLLSHVIVCTDKKRKYLEQISKDDQRLTTTDKRYRRARDKEISRHMRDLPGKLDHAAVVAFEVGHFSAEPDQPESEQQIDGKPKLSIINFFRGWKKNGRRVSEEDYNNSIEMVATDSFKELYSLFGS; encoded by the exons ATGGGCATAAATTGTGATAAGATTTCCTCGCAGGAGGAGTCGGAGTCAAATACCAG AGAAATAATGGTCAGAGAAAGTGAAGTTGAGTGGAGCAGTAATTATTGCGATTTGCCATGCCACAGAATTGTCCAACCAAGCAAAAAATTTTATGCTGCGGCAACAGGCCCAGATGATGGTGCAAAGAACATCATTCTAGAGCTTAGCAGTAAACCAGAGTGTAAGAAAACCAAGAAAGCGAAAGATTGTGATCCATTTGGGGAATGGATAAAGGGGCACTCCCGCGCTTATGGAATTGGAACCTCACTGTATGATTGCAATCCAATCACAAAGTTATTTTCAGGAGATCCAGTAGCTGATGTCTTTGCAGTGATTGCTGGAGAAAACAGTTGCATTCTTGCTCTAGCTGATGGCGTAAACTGGGGAGAGAATTCAAGGTTAGCTGCAAGATGCGCTGTAGCTGGATGCCTCCATCATTTAAGCCAGCATTTGTACACAGCAACTACAACTCGAGAGATCATGTGCATGCTCTTTGAAGCATTTGAGAATGCACAGAAATGCATCATTAATAAGAATGCAACGATGACAACTCTTTGCGTGGCTGTTGTTTGTCAACTCAAAGAAATGGACAGATGGGGACTTTGTGTTGTCAATGTTGGGGACAGCCTTGCCTTTGTTCACAGAAAAAGCAAAGGTGTCCAAGAGGTCACTATTGGCTCCCATTATGACACCCAGGAGAGAGACATGCGCGATCCTGGCGGCTCTTTGGGTCCTGTGGATGGCTACAACCCCGATTTGAGAAATTTAACTTTCTCATTCACCTTTCTCGACGCAGGAGACATTGTCTTTCTTACTAGCGATGGTGTTTCTGATAACTTTGATCCTGTGATAGCTCAGTGTAATCACTGTACAAGTTCTGAACTAGTGCGAACCCACAGTCTTGACTCCATGCTGCATGAAATCAATAGGAGTGCTAGGGATCAGGAAGTAATTTCCTCCCTGACTAGTAGCAGCAGAAGTGATCAGGACATTCCACAGCGCACGTATGATGCTCCCATTGCAAGGCACCAAAAGATGCTTGCTGACATGACAGAG GTGATCCAGAAAGAAAGTCTCGAAGATCATATCTCAGCACGCCATGTCTGTGCCAAGCTCCTTTCACATGTTATAGTGTGCACTGACAAAAAGCGCAAATATCTGGAGCAAATCAGCAAAGATGATCAGCGCTTAACTACAACAGACAAGAGATATCGGCGAGCCAGAGATAAAGAAATTTCCCGGCATATGCGAGACCTGCCAGGGAAGCTAGATCACGCAGCTGTGGTCGCATTTGAAGTTGGCCACTTCTCAGCTGAGCCTGACCAGCCAGAGTCAGAACAACAGATTGATGGAAAACCCAAGCTGAGCATTATAAACTTTTTCcgtggatggaagaaaaatggAAGAAGAGTGTCAGAGGAAGATTATAACAATTCTATTGAAATGGTTGCCACAGATTCTTTTAAAGAGCTCTACTCCTTATTTGGTAGTTAG